The stretch of DNA gtgctcatttggaagagaagttttctatcaagaaagcattttactagaaaaccctaaaaggcttgataattccaaagctatttccatgagagttcccttagtgcttagagatagggggaaataagcttttggacaaaggtttAATActatgttcaagtcatggtgatccccactaatctagaCTCAAGATTGTAAGtgagtatatatacatatatattcttcttttattatatatatatgtattatattacatgtgttataatcttctcttctacgtttcatatatatatatgcgatatatatagtgtatatatatgtgtattataacatatattaatcaatctcttttattgtccttgtatatttttataattgagTTATATGTATCttaattttcttccattgtaataatatctctaacatTCATCATCATACCAAAACACTTAGAAATATACAAGTAAGGATTTATAACAAAACCATTCACTTAAGTATAAAAAGTCAGTATTTAATTAACTCAAgtacaagtatatatatatgatcaatgATGACAACTACAAATAAGATACAATAACGACAGTGACTTTAAATGTAGTGTCAACTACAAGTGAGATACGGTGATGACATTAGCTTTGAattgcaatatttttgaaatagtATGACGAGTTTTCTATAGATTTATCAATTGTTTTCTTTTTAGATCTCTATTTTGTGTAAGAATTTTTCAacctctattttttattttactataacATTTGAAGATATCTCTTTGTTGCTTTTTTTTAGATaagaaattatatgataaatttttctataatattaatttatttttctgcataaaaaattatgaaatcatttaataaaatagttacttatactattaaaaaatatatatcaaatttagtatatttttataacttaattattaataccTGAAACACGGTTTTGTTTACTAGTTTGCTAATAAAATTAGGTTTACtaagatttttaaattttctttattCCAGATTCCAACAGAGATAAATAGTACttcaaaaataaaatgtgaggAATCCTTTGCATGGGGAACTCCATGTCGGCTTGCTGATATTCAGGTGATGGCGGATTCTCAGATCTCGGCAGCGGATATTTTCACTGATTGTCAAGTGCTGGCCCGAGCAATGGGAAGATTCCTCCCAAGTAATttgcctttttcaatttttagatgtttttcaaTGTCTGGACTGTTTCGTGATTCGGATCCTTCGATTCTAACATCTAGGTTCATGCTCTTGCAAAGTAGGTTGAACTAACAATTGTTATGGGAGTTGAATTCACATTTGGAGGTTACTCAGCAGAAACAATagaagaataaatatatattttgaaaataatgaaactgatttttaaactTCAATTATTAAGTATAATAAAGAAAAGGCCAGAAAAGAAACACAAGACAGTTTCATGCGCCTTTTCATAACTGCAATGTTTAATATATCTTTTCACAACTGCAATGTTTGATTGGGAAACTCGACTTGACTAGACGTCACTAATGATTTAGCTTTAAAACAAGTCTTAAACTGCGAGACAACGACGACCATATACATACCACGACTAAAATACTCATCACCAAATATTACCATTTTTCAGTGTCACTATCACAATTTTTATCCCATTTCTAAACACCTAGTACCAGTTTCCATTAACCAAGCCAAACTCAGCTTTTCCCCAAAGCTTTCTGCCACAAAACTCTGGTATAGCTTAACCCAACCATTATCAGTTGCCACCTAAGGAACCACCCGCAATACCAATTTTGATAGCTAACACTGATTCAAGAGTTTAATAGATAGGAACGGTGAGTACACCATTTTTATTCCACCAAATTGCCGGAGACATCAGCCCCAAAACCAACGGATGGCATTACTATTAAACACGTTTAATTCACCCCAGATAAAATGCTTACACTTCTTAGGAGTTTCGCATCATGATTCAGATCTCTGTATTTCTTCACCCTTCCGAGAGCATGAAAGCTCAATGAAATCTGTACACAAAACAAAAACACAAGAAACGGTGTAATATTAGCGTAAAAATTATTTGATTGCAGCCCATGCATTGCCATCCACATTAAAAGATTAATTATTCGCTAAAGAGCATAAAAATTCTCAAATCAATACTCATAGGTGTTGATTCTCACCCACCTTGCCTTGAGttagtcaaatttaaaataactaaACTGTGAACCCACTGAAGAAAAAATATCAGATACCACTGTAAGATCATTAAATGATAAATATGCAACAGAAATCTGCATATGGGCCCAGAAATATTGCTTCTAATATGAACATGAGATGTTAGATGCACTTCAGATATGCAACCAGAAAAATAATGACACAAAATAATAGAAGAGAACAAAGGCAATCCATGGTAGAATGTTACCCGCAAAAATACCCAATCAATTTTTCAAGTATAGCCAGTACATCACAATTTTAACCAGAAAAACACTGGTCCATACAATTATACTGAGGCAACAAAAGaaatcaataaaataatatattcttagaaaataaaatgttaTAGTGTGGTGCATAAGAATATTTTAGCTCATCTTTATAAAAGTGAACTCTAAGCAGACCAAATTTAGCACATACTAGAAGTTGTGtcaaatttaacacaaaatatAGTATGATCCAAATTTACACTACAataaatatttacttttttatttactctTTCCCTACTTAGTATAACTTATAactttttacattttatttataaatttaataagaatttataTACTTTCAATAAAGATTTAATGTTTTTGTTGACTTTTTTACaccattctaaaaaaaaaagttaattttatCCCTAATGCATTGGAGCACTAGAGCACTATTGTAAAATTTAGGTCAAATATAACATTTACTCATTTTTTGAGACAAATTTAGCTCAAATTACACCATCCATTGGAGATGGTCTTAGAGGACAATTTCTATAGTCCAGCAAAAATCTTGTAGCATATTATTTTCACCTAACAGGCAGCATGCAAAACAAACATAACCATAACACGTTGGAGAAAAAGAGTATTTAAAAAAGAGCATGAAAACGGAAAAAGCAAGAATGACCTGTGTACTAGCAACTTCCTGCACGAAGCCAAGGCCACCAAACCTCCATTAACTTCAACACTGATAAGGCTTCAAATTTGGAGTTTAAAATTGGCAGCAAAAGGATGCAGTAATTACCAGAACAATTCTCAGAACCCTAACAATAATAACAGGATTGGTCAGGGCTATTGCAAAATGTAATTGATAAGATCAACAGACATCAGAGGACTACAAAGAAAACATGAACTCACCATTTATACTCCTGTATTGACATCACACAAAGTAACGACCGGTCCAGCCAGACTGTCCTTGATATTGCTCTGGTGGTGGATTGAGGTGCTGATTCCCATTAGTGActtgttgttgctgttgctgCAGCTGCTGTTCATGTTGTAATTTAAGACTGTCAAGCATTGAGCTATCTTGCCATCCATTTTGCTTATCTGATTGGAATTGCATGGTTGGAACCTGTTTCCCAGGGAAAGGGAAGTTCATAGTTCCAGACAAGCCATTGCTAATGGAGACAGAATGTGGGTTTGAAGGataattaattgaattattGAGGCCAGAACTTTTTGTGGACAAGGGCACCTGATATCCATCTAACCAACTATAGTCATCCATGATGGGACTTTCACTTGCCAGATCAGAACCAGAAACAGATTCATTCACGTGCTTAGGAAGAACACGGCTAAAACCAGGAGGGGGGCCAAGATGCCTGCTCGGACGACTTACGGGATTTTTTCGCAAACCTGTGGATGTAGCAGCAGATGTCTTTACAGAAAAACTATTTGTGATTGCTCCAGAAGATGCAAAGATATCATGCATGGATGGGATTAAAGTATCTGGAGCTGCTTTTGTGTTATTGTAAAAAGCACTGCCATTAGTAACATTGAAAGACTGTTGAACTGGAACTGAAGGCATGGGAGGATGATTTTCTTGGATTTCAGATTTTACTAAATGTCCATTCCCCATTAATCTCAAACCATTTAAGTTGTTAGCAAGAAAAGCTTCTTCTCCCATCATCCATTTTGATACATAAGGTTGAACTGGTTGAAAATGTTGGGGAACAGCATTACTAACAGGCACAGATGCTAGGGGATGACCATCAAAAGCTGTCTGATGGTAAATATTATCAGGAAGGGCTGAAATGGAACTACCACTAAAGGCCACATCACCTGCAGAAGCATTCTGAATAGACTTCAGACCATCATATGTAGCCCAATTAGAATCAGCAGCTTCGGATCGCTTCTCGGCCACTATTGGCTTGAAGACAATTACTTCATCCTCCTCATCTCCTTCTATAAGAAGGTGCCTGTTGGTCTGTGAAATTGCCATATTTGTTGCTTTGTCAGCAGCTTGATTTTCTTGTCCTAGATTATTATCCCTATTCGGAACGCCTGAAAATGCATGTACCATGTCATCCATAATTTCAGGATCAGCACCAATAACAAACTTCTTTAGCCTTGAATCAAACCTGATTGCTTTTTTATCAACCCTGACAACACTGGCAAGAGCCTTCCCTGCTGCAAAAGTCCTTTTCATACGGGCCTTTCTTTCTTTCTGACCATCACTTCCAAATGAATGTTTTCTGGAAAAATCTAAAAGGGTTTGAGCAGGAATAAGTGGCGCATAACCTCTCAACTCAAAGTCCTCCCACAAAGCCAAGCGGTTTTCAGTATTTCCTTCTTCATACCTACTCATGTTATTAAAGCAagtatcatcttcatcatcatctatGGACACTGAACCAGATGACAAGAGCTTGTTCAAAAATGATATAAAGACGTTCCAAAACTTTGATCTAATAGCACCATGTTTATCGTCCACATCATTACCAGCTGCAACATCTGGACAGCAAGCTAACCATTCAGCAAAAACTAGAATGCCAGGTAAGAGGAAACTTGAAGAAGGATCATGCAGCTGCACACATCTTTCCATTATGTGGCTCATCAACTCAAAAACAGCAATGCATGCATTCATTAGAAGAAGATTCCTTTGTAGAATTTCTGCATATGTCTGACCCTCAGATTCCCTATTCACATTGTGAACTGTGAATATAAGAATGGCCACAAGCCTGACAACTATAAGTCCACTCTCAACAGCATCTGCACCAAAAGTAGGCTCTTCTTCTGGCCCAGATGACAGCAACTTGCGCATGCCACCACTCACCAACGAAAGAACTTCAGCAAATGTTTCCAAGCTAaagtagagaaaaaaaaaatacaaggatCAAAACAATAAGACAGTCTTCCAAGCAACAGAACCAGGATTTTTCTATGATTACCAAGTTAGAAGTTTAAACAACGAAAACCAAATTACAACTTTTTTTGTTCACAGAAAATTACCTTGTGCGAGTAAAGAGAATGCCATTTAGACGAACAAACCGGACACAAAATGATTTATATCTCTCTTGACTACTAGATGCTCCTTCCTTGACAGGTTTAGATTCAGCATTTGGATCTTTGGAAACATGCTTTCCCTCCCCTTTCCCTCTAGCTTTGCCAGATAATTTCACAGGGGAATCCTTGCATCCTCGTGCAATAGCATCCCCAGAGAGTTGAGAATAACTATGGCGGTTCTGAAAATAAAAACATGTAAATCTCACAAAAACAGAAATTATGCAACAAAAAAGTGAAACTTTATGGTTAGATATCTAACCATATAAGCATTCAACAAATTATTCAAATTCATGCTGTACAAGTAGAAGTCTAGttcattaaaataaacatcCCAAAGCAACTGACTTCAAATGGAATTATCATATCATCCAAtttataaaatgaaaaaccAATGTCTGTAAATTCAAACACTTGCAAATATTACGaaactgaaaaataaataaatcctcatatatataacaagtataTTCAAAGAAAGCTACATTTGAATGTAATATTTTGACCAAGCATTTGAAGCTACTAAATATATACCTCCCTGGCTAAATAAGTTTAAAGCTGGCTGTTTcagaaaaatatctaaaactaatggTGAAACCATTAACAATTGAAAAGAATGTGAATGCTTTCAATACAAATATAcattaatgtgtatatatatttatatacataatatatatatataacatccACTTCCAGATAAAACAAACCCTAAACAAAATTCCAAAATCCTTTTCAAATAAGAACGGAAAAAGAATTGAGGCAATTAACATGCAAGTCTTATAAATATACAAGTAGAATGATATACTTGTTTGGCAATTATACTTAACCAAACCACATAGCCAAGATATATAAAGCAGTAAGCAGCTGATTCTCAAAACCAAAAAGCATTATGATTACCAACATTTCTAGTTGAAAGTATTAAAAATCCAATTGATGTGATGTAATAAAGAAGAGCATTTAATACCTTTTCAAATGCAACAATTAAGTTTTCTCTCGCAGTTGAGAAGGGACTATCCACTGCAAGACTACGAAAATATCGATAAACAGCCACCAATTCATCCCCCGAATAAGAAGCCAAAATTGCAAGCTGGAGTAATAAGAGGATTAGTTAGACATAAATATGAAACACTACATACCGTCCAACTCCAGAGATGTAAACAAACAAATagataaatacaataaaaagaACCTGATGGTGAGGATTCCCACTAGATGGCAAAAGAGAAGCAGCTTGCATATAGTAACTCGAAGCTGCAGCGAACTCACGAGTCTTTGAGTCACCCTCTCCATACAATCCTTTGTAACGTGCAAGGTCACCCAAGTATATCAAACTACGATGGCAGGATATCAGACCTTTCTTCACTTCAGCAAACTTTTTTCCATCTTTCTCCTTGAAGCTTTGGTTATCTGAATCCTCAGAGAAATAACCCAGAGACAACCCATACTTTGCTCTGATTTTCACTATTAAATCATGGTAAAAACCACTAGCTTCTGATAGAAAAGTCTTGAACTGCAGCCTTATTTTTGTCACTCGATCAGGTCTTGTGGGGCCCTTCACATTTTGAGCAGAATTTGGACCGGAAGACGAAAGGGCAGCATTGAAATGTGCTCTTAGTTCCTCAATTCTCTTATAATGCAACTGCCACAAGGCATATTCAATACTGTGCTGCTCAGAAAATGCATGGTCTTCAAGAATTATTGCCTCATAATTCTCCCGAATCTGCTGCCATGCATTTGGATCTGATGGAATTCGAGCCTGGGCTGACCTCCGACGCTTATTCTCCAACTCATTTATctataagaaaaatcagttgtgaGTATAAATATGATTCCTGATATGTTCTCAGTGAATAGCAATCTAAAGGTAAAAGAAATATTGCAGAACAATGAACATAATAATTTTGCCCAAATTACAATAAATTAACATATAAATCAAGGACTGGCAATCAGGAAAAAACTCAACATCAATCTCACATGTAATTTATATTAAGTAAATACCTTATCATACAGCTGCTGAGCACGCTCCCTTGAAGAAGGAGCAGACATTTTATCTACCTGTATTATCATCATCCATCAAATATCTCTAACAAACTTTCAAGAGCACTAAATCTGGAGAAAAAACATAGCAACAACAACATCAGCTGAACAAAcctattaagaaaaataaaggaatacaaaaaatttaaataaataaagcaaTCCAAATTCCATGC from Cannabis sativa cultivar Pink pepper isolate KNU-18-1 chromosome 2, ASM2916894v1, whole genome shotgun sequence encodes:
- the LOC115718976 gene encoding nonsense-mediated mRNA decay factor SMG7 isoform X1, whose translation is MMIIQVDKMSAPSSRERAQQLYDKINELENKRRRSAQARIPSDPNAWQQIRENYEAIILEDHAFSEQHSIEYALWQLHYKRIEELRAHFNAALSSSGPNSAQNVKGPTRPDRVTKIRLQFKTFLSEASGFYHDLIVKIRAKYGLSLGYFSEDSDNQSFKEKDGKKFAEVKKGLISCHRSLIYLGDLARYKGLYGEGDSKTREFAAASSYYMQAASLLPSSGNPHHQLAILASYSGDELVAVYRYFRSLAVDSPFSTARENLIVAFEKNRHSYSQLSGDAIARGCKDSPVKLSGKARGKGEGKHVSKDPNAESKPVKEGASSSQERYKSFCVRFVRLNGILFTRTSLETFAEVLSLVSGGMRKLLSSGPEEEPTFGADAVESGLIVVRLVAILIFTVHNVNRESEGQTYAEILQRNLLLMNACIAVFELMSHIMERCVQLHDPSSSFLLPGILVFAEWLACCPDVAAGNDVDDKHGAIRSKFWNVFISFLNKLLSSGSVSIDDDEDDTCFNNMSRYEEGNTENRLALWEDFELRGYAPLIPAQTLLDFSRKHSFGSDGQKERKARMKRTFAAGKALASVVRVDKKAIRFDSRLKKFVIGADPEIMDDMVHAFSGVPNRDNNLGQENQAADKATNMAISQTNRHLLIEGDEEDEVIVFKPIVAEKRSEAADSNWATYDGLKSIQNASAGDVAFSGSSISALPDNIYHQTAFDGHPLASVPVSNAVPQHFQPVQPYVSKWMMGEEAFLANNLNGLRLMGNGHLVKSEIQENHPPMPSVPVQQSFNVTNGSAFYNNTKAAPDTLIPSMHDIFASSGAITNSFSVKTSAATSTGLRKNPVSRPSRHLGPPPGFSRVLPKHVNESVSGSDLASESPIMDDYSWLDGYQVPLSTKSSGLNNSINYPSNPHSVSISNGLSGTMNFPFPGKQVPTMQFQSDKQNGWQDSSMLDSLKLQHEQQLQQQQQQVTNGNQHLNPPPEQYQGQSGWTGRYFV
- the LOC115718976 gene encoding nonsense-mediated mRNA decay factor SMG7 isoform X2; the encoded protein is MSAPSSRERAQQLYDKINELENKRRRSAQARIPSDPNAWQQIRENYEAIILEDHAFSEQHSIEYALWQLHYKRIEELRAHFNAALSSSGPNSAQNVKGPTRPDRVTKIRLQFKTFLSEASGFYHDLIVKIRAKYGLSLGYFSEDSDNQSFKEKDGKKFAEVKKGLISCHRSLIYLGDLARYKGLYGEGDSKTREFAAASSYYMQAASLLPSSGNPHHQLAILASYSGDELVAVYRYFRSLAVDSPFSTARENLIVAFEKNRHSYSQLSGDAIARGCKDSPVKLSGKARGKGEGKHVSKDPNAESKPVKEGASSSQERYKSFCVRFVRLNGILFTRTSLETFAEVLSLVSGGMRKLLSSGPEEEPTFGADAVESGLIVVRLVAILIFTVHNVNRESEGQTYAEILQRNLLLMNACIAVFELMSHIMERCVQLHDPSSSFLLPGILVFAEWLACCPDVAAGNDVDDKHGAIRSKFWNVFISFLNKLLSSGSVSIDDDEDDTCFNNMSRYEEGNTENRLALWEDFELRGYAPLIPAQTLLDFSRKHSFGSDGQKERKARMKRTFAAGKALASVVRVDKKAIRFDSRLKKFVIGADPEIMDDMVHAFSGVPNRDNNLGQENQAADKATNMAISQTNRHLLIEGDEEDEVIVFKPIVAEKRSEAADSNWATYDGLKSIQNASAGDVAFSGSSISALPDNIYHQTAFDGHPLASVPVSNAVPQHFQPVQPYVSKWMMGEEAFLANNLNGLRLMGNGHLVKSEIQENHPPMPSVPVQQSFNVTNGSAFYNNTKAAPDTLIPSMHDIFASSGAITNSFSVKTSAATSTGLRKNPVSRPSRHLGPPPGFSRVLPKHVNESVSGSDLASESPIMDDYSWLDGYQVPLSTKSSGLNNSINYPSNPHSVSISNGLSGTMNFPFPGKQVPTMQFQSDKQNGWQDSSMLDSLKLQHEQQLQQQQQQVTNGNQHLNPPPEQYQGQSGWTGRYFV